The Ralstonia sp. RRA genomic interval ATCGGGACGACCAGCGCCGCGTTGTCATCGAGCTGACCGAGACCGGCCGCGCGCTCAAGGAGCGCGCCACCAAGGTGCCGCCAGCGCTCACGTGCAAGATTCCGCTTGAGCCCGACGAGATCAGCGCCACGCGCGAAGTGCTGCACAAGCTGCTGAATGCGCTTGCTGCGGCCGACGACCGCGGCTAGCCACGCTCACCTGACCGACAGGCCAGGACGCATCCCGAATCTTCATTTTTCCGACACACCGTGCAATCCACTCCCACCAACCTCGCGCTGGTTGTCATCGCGCGCAATGAAGCCACCTGCATCGAACGCTGCCTGCTCAGCGCCAAACCGTTTGTCGACCGCATGGTGGTGTTGGATACCGGCTCCACTGACGACACCATCGCCATTGCCCAGGCATGCGGCGCGCATGTCAGCCAGATGACTTGGCAGAATGATTTTTCAGCAGCCCGCAACGCTGCGCTGGAGGCCGCCAATGCGGATTGGAACCTCGTCCTGGATGCGGATGAATGGCTGGAAAGCGGTGGTGAACATCTGCGCGCCCTCAGCAACGCCAACCCGATGCTGGGCATCCTCTGCATCAAGAACGATACCGATGCGGCCAACTCCGCCAGCCAGTTGATTGCATGGCTCCCCCGCCTGCTGCCACGTGGCGTGCGCTATGTGGGCCGCATCCATGAACAGCCGGTGTCTTCACTGCCGGCGCAGCGCCTGTCCATCGTGCTGCGGCACGATGGCTATACCGCCGCCAAGATGCAGAAGAAAGGCGAGCGCAATACGCAGCTCCTGCTCGACGAACTCAAGCATCGACCTGATGATCCTTACGTGCTATTCCAGCTCGGCAAGGAAATCGAGTTGCATCAGGAAGACTACGCTCGAGCCACGGACTATTACGCCCGCGCTTTCGCCCTCGCGCCGCAAGACGCACCGTACCGCCGCAGCCTCGCACTGCGCTATCTGTATAGCCTGGGCAAATCGGATCGACTGGACGAGGCGATGGCCCATGCGGATACCAGCATCCATGCATGGCCGGATTTTCCGGATCTGTGTTTCGCGCTGGGCCTGGTGTTGGTGGATGCGGCGGTCAAACATCCTGAGCACGCCAGCACGCAATGGCTGCCGTTGGCGGAGCAGGCATTCTGCCGTTGCCTGGAGATTGGCGATCAGGCGGGGATGGACGGCAGCGTTGTTGGGCGAGGCAGCTTCCTGGCTGCCCAGCAACTCGCTACCGTGTATCAGATGCAGGCCAACGTGCTTGCCCGCAAATCCGAGCAATACCTGGCGCTGTCGAGGCAGATGCAAGGCGCGCCTGCGCCTCGCGAGGTTTGAGTGATCCTGTAGATCAGTAGCGTGCCATGCTGCCGTAGGCGTTGCTGGCAGTGTTGGCACGGCGTGCCGTGTCGATGCGCTTCTGCAGGCGATCCAGACGCGGATACACCATCGCGCGTACGCGGGCGTCGTCTTCAAGAATGCGCACGAGCAACGTACGTTTGCGCTCGATGTCGTCGCGTGACAGCGTAGGGTGCGGCTCAGAACGGCGCAGCGCATCCACATAGGCGGCGCTTTCGCTCTCCAGCGTACTGACGATCTCCCAGTTGCCCACTTCAGCAGCATTGACCATCTCGGCAGTCAGGCGCGCGATGGCTTCGTAGCAGACGAACAGACTTTCGCTGTCCTTGATCGGGATGTGGCGGTGCATGTTGGCTCCAGTTGGGCCGAATTCAATCAAAAAATCGCTTTACTGCGCGGCCAGCCGCGTCAGCTCACAACACTCAGACGGTTGCTGGGCGCCGCAG includes:
- a CDS encoding glycosyltransferase family 2 protein yields the protein MQSTPTNLALVVIARNEATCIERCLLSAKPFVDRMVVLDTGSTDDTIAIAQACGAHVSQMTWQNDFSAARNAALEAANADWNLVLDADEWLESGGEHLRALSNANPMLGILCIKNDTDAANSASQLIAWLPRLLPRGVRYVGRIHEQPVSSLPAQRLSIVLRHDGYTAAKMQKKGERNTQLLLDELKHRPDDPYVLFQLGKEIELHQEDYARATDYYARAFALAPQDAPYRRSLALRYLYSLGKSDRLDEAMAHADTSIHAWPDFPDLCFALGLVLVDAAVKHPEHASTQWLPLAEQAFCRCLEIGDQAGMDGSVVGRGSFLAAQQLATVYQMQANVLARKSEQYLALSRQMQGAPAPREV
- a CDS encoding flagellar protein FliT; translation: MHRHIPIKDSESLFVCYEAIARLTAEMVNAAEVGNWEIVSTLESESAAYVDALRRSEPHPTLSRDDIERKRTLLVRILEDDARVRAMVYPRLDRLQKRIDTARRANTASNAYGSMARY